DNA from Dokdonella koreensis DS-123:
AGTAACCATCATTGCGAACACGACGAACTTGAACATGAACTCTAGCACCATCAATTTATGCCGAACCGCGAAGCATCGATTTGAACGAATTCTTAAGTTCCAAGACTAGAAACTACGAACACGAATCCAACTGAGCCCGCGCTAAGCAAACTATAGGTAGCCCGGAGGGGGCATGCCCTCACCAAACGAGAAGGCGACGTATCCCTCCCGGGGTGCGAGGCCGGAGAGGATGAACACTACAAAAATGGCTAGTTGGGTTCTTCGTGCAAATTATTCATACCACCGACCAGTTCTTCCCGGTATTTTTACGTCAACGACACGAATTTCCGCCCTGCGATTGCTTTGCCTCTGTAGTTCCGTATGGCTTAGATCGACAGGATCTCCAATCCCGCGCCCCATGTGCGCATATAACTGATCCTCGTTCACACCATTTGATTTTAGCCATTTGTAAACGAGCAGTGCGCGGCGCTCAGAAATCTCATTGCATTCAATTCCGGAACATTCTTCTTTGTCGGAAAATCCAACCACCCCGACTCTCAAATCCTTATGACTATTTAGAAAATCAGCAACACCTTTCAGTGAGTCGCGAACATAATCTTCGTTGGTCACGGAGTCCATCAGCCCAACTCTCGGCTTTGGCGCCCCACCTCTAAAATAAATTACATCGAACTCAAAACTGGCAGGATCGATAACTTTTGCACCATCAAGCGACTCCGCTTTTGCATTAGACGAAGCAAAGAGGCTCATCATTGCCATAGCTGCAATGAGAAAGAGGCGGAACGTATGGCTAATCAAGTAAATCATCTACTAACCCTCTCGTACTGCTAATTGCATGACGCAGACTGAGGAACTGGCGCGCATGAACTGTTTACAGAGTCATTAGCAGCGTCCAGAATTCCTCGCTCTTTAATGCCATGAATAGGCGTCCAGAGTCGGCCACTTCCTATATAATTTATTCCTTTATTAAATAACGCTTCGCTTATATAGGAATTTATCTCCGTCTGCATGCGCTCCGCTCTGGAATTAATTGACCTTCCTCGTCCAATATTATCTGCCGCATGCTGGCCCTCGTGAGCGATAGCACCACCCAGCCTCACCGCGTAATCTCCGCCGCCACTAATGTTATTCTTGCTTATTCTTATTTGTGTATACGCTTTTCCCGACTCACCATCCGTCAAATATTGAGCGCTCCCCCCATCTCTGCCCGCGGTATCCTCGAAGCTTATACGGACACTATCATCACCTTTTTCACCAAACGCAGAGACAACGGCTGCCAATGTTTTTCTCTCAATGTTACTTAGCCTAGAGCTTTCAGATGCTTGTTTAACCGCACCTAAGCCCGCCTCAAAATTCTCGCACTGTTTTCCACTGGCGGAGCACGTCCATCGCCCATCTGGATCAACGTACTTGTACGGATTGTTGTTTGCGTACCAATACCGATTGAAGCTTCCCGGGCTGGTCGCGACCGGATCGACCGCCAGGAACCGCCCCGCGTAGGGGTCATAGTAGCGCTGCTGCATATAGGTCAGCCGGGTTGTCCCGTCCTGGTAGTGACCCGCGAACTGCAGCCCGCCCCAGAACGCACCGCCCGCCGGGGCACCGTACGGCTCCCAGTGCGGACTGCTGCTCACCAGCGTCACCGGCGTCACGCTGGTCTCCGCCAGCAGGCTGCCGAGGTGGTCGGTATGCACGTACACCGGGCCGGTCGAGTGCCGTCTCGCGATCCGCTTGGTGCCCAGGTAGATGTTGTACTGCTGGCTCTTGGCCACACTCGCTGGGTTCTCCCACAGCAGCAATGTGCCGTCCTGGCTGTAGAAGTGCATCAACGTGCCAAAGCTCGTCGTGGAGCGCGTGCGCCGGCCCAGGCCATCGTAGGTGTAGGTCTCGGTGTCGGCACCGACCGTCGCCGACCGTATCCGGTTGGCATCGTCCACGACGATCGCCGTGGTGTTCGGCACGAAGCCGGTCGCACTGGTGCGGCTGGTCGCGTTGCCGCGGGCGTCGTAGGTATAGCCGATGACGGCGGTCGAGGGCGCCGCCGGGTCGACGAGCCGGGTCAGGCGGCCGTCGGCCGCGTACTCGTGCCGGTGGTTGCGGCCGCCCGGCGTCTCGCGAGTCGTGCGCAGGTTGTCCAGCAGGTCGTAGCCGTAAGTGAACGTGCGGCCGTTGTAGGCGTAGGTCGTCGTCTCTACCCTGTCACGCGCGTCGTAGGTC
Protein-coding regions in this window:
- a CDS encoding OmpA family protein, with the translated sequence MIYLISHTFRLFLIAAMAMMSLFASSNAKAESLDGAKVIDPASFEFDVIYFRGGAPKPRVGLMDSVTNEDYVRDSLKGVADFLNSHKDLRVGVVGFSDKEECSGIECNEISERRALLVYKWLKSNGVNEDQLYAHMGRGIGDPVDLSHTELQRQSNRRAEIRVVDVKIPGRTGRWYE